A single window of Populus nigra chromosome 17, ddPopNigr1.1, whole genome shotgun sequence DNA harbors:
- the LOC133676658 gene encoding uncharacterized protein LOC133676658 yields the protein MTCSSCSLHAPTSSFSLFFTSRRSRGRDMSCPNLLLSNPRKHATLRLSKISGHTTELLEIQSDKPTFHVLFIPGNPGVVSFYKDFLESLYELLGGSASVTAIGHISHTEKNWEHGKLFSLQDQIDHKVDFIKQELQNNELPIVLVGHSIGSYMSLEILRFLEKVTYFIGLYPFLMLNPLSKQQSNIENVAESSILSALLSFSVASLGLLPQCTLRFILSKSLGSSWSDTAIDAACSHLLQYHTIRNMLYMALMEFRKLSEMPDWAFMRENHEKIAFLFGVDDHWGPLQMFEEISKQVPGISLSIEREGHTHSFCCTEAGSEWVAHHVASLIKKKLPS from the exons ATGACCTGTTCATCTTGTTCCCTTCATGCTCCTACTTCATCTTTCTCACTGTTCTTCACTTCCAGAAG AAGCAGAGGCAGAGATATGAGTTGTCCGAATTTGCTGCTTTCTAATCCCAGAAAGCATGCTACTTTACGACTCTCCAAAATTTCCGG TCACACAACTGAATTGTTAGAGATTCAATCTGATAAACCCACCTTTCATGTTCTCTTTATCCCTGGAAACCCAG GTGTTGTTTCGTTTTACAAGGATTTCTTGGAATCCCTGTATGAGTTGCTTGGTGGAAGTGCTTCTGTTACAG CTATTGGGCACATATCTCACACTGAAAAG aatTGGGAGCACGGGAAGTTGTTCTCATTACAAGATCAAATTGATCATAAG GTGGATTTCATCAAGCAGGAACTGCAAAATAATGAACTTCCTATAGTACTG GTTGGGCACTCTATTGGTTCCTACATGtcacttgaaatactaaggttTCTAGAGAAG GTTACATATTTTATAGGACTATACCCTTTTTTAATGTTGAATCCACTATCAAAGCAACAGTCTAATATCGAGAATGTCGCAGA GTCCTCCATTTTGTCTGCTTTACTTAGTTTCAGTGTAGCATCCTTGGGGTTGCTACCTCAGTGCACTTTAAGGTTTATTCTGTCAAAATCTCTTGGGAGTTCATGGTCTGATACTGCTATTGATGCTGCTTGTAGTCACTTGCTGCAG TACCATACCATCCGAAACATGCTTTACATGGCATTGATGGAATTCAGAAAG CTTTCAGAAATGCCAGATTGGGCTTTCATGAGAGAGAATCACGAGAAAATTGCTTTCTTATTTGGTGTTGATGACCACTGGGGTCCGCTGCAAATGTTTGAAGAG ATTTCGAAGCAGGTTCCTGGTATTTCTCTATCAATTGAAAGGGAAGGCCATACTCATAGTTTCTGTTGCACTGAGGCTGGCTCGGAATGGGTTGCCCACCATGTAGCGAGcttgattaagaaaaaattaccaAGCTGA
- the LOC133677656 gene encoding transcription repressor OFP6-like: protein MSTNKKKLLFNTVSVNLGCSSCKKPKLSNIFQPKPKLQTPSYRKQKKDLYCSSSSTSSTKITTNQSPNGHEYHDTPSTFSPSMDTPPYFFSDTDNSGTCSRAVRGFGRVGGESVAVEKDSDDPYLDFRHSMLQMILEKQIYSKDDLRQLLDCFLQLNSPCYHGVIVRAFTEIWNGVFSVRSNTTTGSEKQLHYYYGC from the coding sequence ATGTCCACTAACAAGAAAAAGCTCCTTTTCAACACAGTCTCGGTGAACTTAGGCTGTAGCAGCTGCAAGAAACCAAAACTTTCCAATATATTCCAGCCAAAACCGAAACTCCAAACCCCCAGTTACAGAAAACAGAAGAAGGATCTCTACTGCTCCTCTTCTTCGACCTCTTCAACAAAAATAACCACAAACCAGTCTCCAAATGGCCATGAATATCATGACACCCCTTCCACATTCTCTCCATCAATGGACACACCACCCTATTTCTTCTCTGACACAGACAACAGCGGGACGTGTTCAAGAGCCGTGCGAGGATTTGGGCGTGTTGGAGGTGAAAGCGTTGCTGTAGAGAAAGATTCCGATGACCCTTATCTGGATTTTAGACACTCAATGTTGCAAATGATACTGGAGAAGCAGATTTACTCAAAGGATGATCTTAGACAGCTCCTTGATTGTTTCTTGCAGCTAAATTCGCCTTGCTATCATGGGGTTATCGTTAGAGCTTTCACTGAGATCTGGAATGGAGTCTTCTCTGTGAGGTCTAACACCACCACAGGTTCCGAGAAGCAGCTGCATTATTACTATGGCTGCTAG
- the LOC133676944 gene encoding transcription factor E2FA-like isoform X1 yields MSGGTKASTRPAATAPPSGPILPPLARHLAFATMKPPFLPPDDYHRFSSPSTSRVAADRDAEAIVVRSPRLKRKSGLADNGVSSSNHVSSPGCSNISNSPFRTPASAKGGRTYNNSKTSKGNGAGPQTPVSKADCSSPLTPAGSCRYDSSLGLLTKRFVDLFKNADDGILDLNNAAETLEVQKRRIYDITNVLEGIGLIEKTLKNRIRWKGIDASRPRQVEGDATLLQEEIEKLTMEEHKLDDQIREMQERLRDMSEDENNQKWLFVTEEDIKSLPCFLNETLIAIKAPHGTTLEVLDPDEAVDCPQRRYRIILRSSMGPIDVYLVSQFEEMNSVEASAFPHASSSATHGNPVTEMTTGVRTEKRADPLAQQAPTAFSDPNATQDLGGMMKIVPSDINNDSDYWLLSDADISITDMWKTDSANIEWTDFGVADVPTPRTQTL; encoded by the exons ATGTCCGGCGGCACTAAAGCCTCAACCCGACCGGCTGCGACGGCGCCGCCATCAGGACCGATCTTGCCTCCTTTAGCGCGGCACCTTGCGTTTGCTACGATGAAGCCCCCGTTTCTTCCTCCTGATGATTATCACCGATTTTCTTCTCCGAGTACTAGTAGAGTCGCCGCAGATCGGGATGCTGAGGCTATTGTTGTGAGATCTCCT CGATTAAAACGGAAGAGTGGATTGGCTGATAATGGAGTCAGCTCCAGCAATCATGTTAGCAGTCCTGGATGCAGTAATATATCTAATAGTCCCTTCAGGACACCTGCATCAGCAAAAGGAGGTAGGACATACAACAATTCCAAGACCTCAAAGGGCAATGGAGCTGGGCCTCAAACCCCAGTGTCGAAGGCTG ATTGCTCTTCTCCTCTTACTCCAGCTGGCAGCTGTCGTTATGATAGTTCGCTCg GTCTTTTGACAAAGAGGTTTGTTGATCTATTTAAAAATGCCGATGATGGAATTCTTGACCTAAACAATGCAGCCGAAACCTTGGAG GTACAGAAGAGGCGGATATATGATATAACAAATGTCTTGGAAGGAATTGGTCTCATAGAAAAGACACTCAAGAATAGAATACGCTGGAA GGGCATTGATGCTTCAAGGCCAAGGCAGGTAGAAGGTGATGCAACTTTATTACAG gaagaaattgaaaagcttACTATGGAAGAGCACAAACTAGATGATCAAATAAG AGAAATGCAGGAACGATTGAGAGATATGAGTGAAGACGAGAACAATCAGAA ATGGCTTTTTGTGACTGAAGAAGATATCAAGAGTCTACCTTGTTTCCTG AATGAAACCCTCATAGCAATTAAAGCTCCCCATGGAACTACTCTAGAAGTCCTTGATCCTGATGAG GCTGTTGACTGTCCACAGAGGAGATACAGGATAATCCTGAGAAGCTCTATGGGTCCTATTGATGTCTACCTTGTGAG TCAATTTGAGGAGATGAATAGTGTTGAAGCGTCTGCTTTTCCTCACGCTTCTAGTTCAGCAACCCATGGAAACCCAGTGACAGAGATGACCACTGGTGTAAGAACTGAGAAAAGAGCTGATCCTCTGGCACAACAGGCTCCAACTGCGTTCTCTGATCCTAATGCTACTCAGGATTTAGGGGGAATGATGAAGATAGTTCCTTCTGATATAAAT AACGATTCAGATTACTGGCTTCTTTCAGATGCAGACATAAGCATTACAGATATGTGGAAGACAGACT CAGCAAATATCGAATGGACTGACTTTGGAGTGGCCGATGTCCCAACTCCTAGGACACAAACTCTATAG
- the LOC133677459 gene encoding putative HVA22-like protein g: MLGDLLTRYLVLLFGYAYPAFECFRSVEKNKVDVEEIKFWCQYWIIIALVTVCERIGDVFLSWLPMYGEVKLAFFIYLWYPKTKGTGFIYETMLRPFVTRHETDIERKLQEMKARGWDFAIYYWHNCTELGQTKFFDALQYFMSQSGKSTDSKTKKSNGHEPSAPPLPVPSPNEWPSMAMHKSKNKKRS, translated from the exons ATGTTGGGAGATCTCCTCACCAGATATCTTGT GTTGCTTTTTGGGTATGCATACCCAGCATTTGAATGTTTCAGATCTGTGGAGAAGAACAAGGTGGAcgttgaagaaattaaattctgGTGTCAATATTG GATCATTATAGCACTTGTAACGGTTTGTGAGAGGATAGGGGACGTATTTCTTTCATG GTTGCCGATGTATGGTGAGGTGAAACTGGCATTTTTTATCTACTTGTGGTATCCAAAAACAAAG GGAACTGGCTTTATCTACGAGACCATGTTGAGGCCTTTTGTAACAAGGCATGAAACGGATATCGAAAGGAAGTTACAGGAGATGAAGGCTAGAGGTTGGGATTTTGCCATCTATTACTGGCACAACTGCACCGAATTGGGGCAGACTAAATTCTTTGACGCTCTGCAATACTTTATGAGCCAGTCAGGGAAGTCTACAGACAGCAAAACTAAg AAGAGCAATGGCCATGAACCTAGTGCTCCCCCACTACCCGTACCATCTCCAAATGAGTGGCCTTCAATGGCCATGCATAAAAGCAAGAACAAAAAGCGGTCATAA
- the LOC133677460 gene encoding uncharacterized protein LOC133677460 has product MSNQGPPPQTPTLRRRNSIATSFVIPTKLSLHTTSLPPSHLNGTLPSHLDISLLPLKSSLSYTSIKDLLPSATVNSPTSATSNTTSTYEIPIRNRLVKQAAWAYLQPMSSSPDSSSTHFLRRLWLRLSTKNPITACFGFISVRVIPSITNAFDRILRAIRFHFNK; this is encoded by the coding sequence ATGAGCAACCAAGGACCACCACCACAAACACCCACCCTCCGCCGGAGAAACTCAATAGCCACCTCATTTGTTATCCCCACAAAGCTCTCCCTCCACACCACCAGTCTCCCTCCATCACACTTAAACGGCACCCTTCCTTCTCACCTTGACATCTCCCTCCTCCCCCTAAAATCCTCTTTATCCTACACTTCTATTAAAGACCTTCTCCCTTCCGCCACTGTTAACTCCCCAACATCGGCTACTTCCAACACCACTTCCACCTATGAAATTCCCATCCGCAACCGCCTTGTTAAGCAAGCTGCCTGGGCTTACCTCCAGCCCATGTCCTCCTCTCCTGATTCCTCTAGCACCCACTTCCTCCGCCGTCTCTGGCTTCGCTTATCCACCAAGAATCCAATCACTGCTTGTTTTGGGTTCATCAGCGTTCGTGTCATTCCGAGCATAACTAATGCTTTTGATCGGATCCTCCGTGCCATTCGATTCCACTTCAACAAATAA
- the LOC133676944 gene encoding transcription factor E2FA-like isoform X2 yields MSGGTKASTRPAATAPPSGPILPPLARHLAFATMKPPFLPPDDYHRFSSPSTSRVAADRDAEAIVVRSPRLKRKSGLADNGVSSSNHVSSPGCSNISNSPFRTPASAKGGRTYNNSKTSKGNGAGPQTPVSKADCSSPLTPAGSCRYDSSLGLLTKRFVDLFKNADDGILDLNNAAETLEVQKRRIYDITNVLEGIGLIEKTLKNRIRWKGIDASRPRQVEGDATLLQEEIEKLTMEEHKLDDQIREMQERLRDMSEDENNQKWLFVTEEDIKSLPCFLNETLIAIKAPHGTTLEVLDPDEAVDCPQRRYRIILRSSMGPIDVYLVSQFEEMNSVEASAFPHASSSATHGNPVTEMTTGVRTEKRADPLAQQAPTAFSDPNATQDLGGMMKIVPSDINNDSDYWLLSDADISITDMWKTDSNIEWTDFGVADVPTPRTQTL; encoded by the exons ATGTCCGGCGGCACTAAAGCCTCAACCCGACCGGCTGCGACGGCGCCGCCATCAGGACCGATCTTGCCTCCTTTAGCGCGGCACCTTGCGTTTGCTACGATGAAGCCCCCGTTTCTTCCTCCTGATGATTATCACCGATTTTCTTCTCCGAGTACTAGTAGAGTCGCCGCAGATCGGGATGCTGAGGCTATTGTTGTGAGATCTCCT CGATTAAAACGGAAGAGTGGATTGGCTGATAATGGAGTCAGCTCCAGCAATCATGTTAGCAGTCCTGGATGCAGTAATATATCTAATAGTCCCTTCAGGACACCTGCATCAGCAAAAGGAGGTAGGACATACAACAATTCCAAGACCTCAAAGGGCAATGGAGCTGGGCCTCAAACCCCAGTGTCGAAGGCTG ATTGCTCTTCTCCTCTTACTCCAGCTGGCAGCTGTCGTTATGATAGTTCGCTCg GTCTTTTGACAAAGAGGTTTGTTGATCTATTTAAAAATGCCGATGATGGAATTCTTGACCTAAACAATGCAGCCGAAACCTTGGAG GTACAGAAGAGGCGGATATATGATATAACAAATGTCTTGGAAGGAATTGGTCTCATAGAAAAGACACTCAAGAATAGAATACGCTGGAA GGGCATTGATGCTTCAAGGCCAAGGCAGGTAGAAGGTGATGCAACTTTATTACAG gaagaaattgaaaagcttACTATGGAAGAGCACAAACTAGATGATCAAATAAG AGAAATGCAGGAACGATTGAGAGATATGAGTGAAGACGAGAACAATCAGAA ATGGCTTTTTGTGACTGAAGAAGATATCAAGAGTCTACCTTGTTTCCTG AATGAAACCCTCATAGCAATTAAAGCTCCCCATGGAACTACTCTAGAAGTCCTTGATCCTGATGAG GCTGTTGACTGTCCACAGAGGAGATACAGGATAATCCTGAGAAGCTCTATGGGTCCTATTGATGTCTACCTTGTGAG TCAATTTGAGGAGATGAATAGTGTTGAAGCGTCTGCTTTTCCTCACGCTTCTAGTTCAGCAACCCATGGAAACCCAGTGACAGAGATGACCACTGGTGTAAGAACTGAGAAAAGAGCTGATCCTCTGGCACAACAGGCTCCAACTGCGTTCTCTGATCCTAATGCTACTCAGGATTTAGGGGGAATGATGAAGATAGTTCCTTCTGATATAAAT AACGATTCAGATTACTGGCTTCTTTCAGATGCAGACATAAGCATTACAGATATGTGGAAGACAGACT CAAATATCGAATGGACTGACTTTGGAGTGGCCGATGTCCCAACTCCTAGGACACAAACTCTATAG